The DNA segment TGGAAGGGGTGAGCCAGCTCCTTCGCACCCTCGAGCGGGTCCGGGAGTCCCTGAACCCCGATCTGAAGGTGGCCGGCGTCCTCCTCACCATGGTGGACGAGCGGACGAACCTGTCGAGGCAAGTGTCCTCCGAAGTGCAGCGGTTCTTCGGCGGCCGAGTCTTCCGTGTCGCCATCCCCCGAAACGTGAAGCTGGCCGAAGCGCCCTCCTTCGGACGCCCGGCCCTCCTGTACGACGTGGCCTCCCGGGGAGCGCAGTCGTACCTCTTGATGGCACAGGAGCTGCTCGCCCATGCATCCTAAGAACGTCCTCGGTCGAGGACTGGACGCGCTGATCGCCACGCCCGGCCCGGAGGCCAGGCGGGTCCTGGAGGTGGAGATCCATCGCCTGAGACCCAACCCGCGCCAGCCTCGGGCCCGGTTCCAGGAGGAATCCCTCGAGGATCTGGCCCGGTCCATCTCGTCCAACGGGATCCTCCAGCCGATCCTCGTCCGCCCTTCCGACGGCTCCTACGAGATCATCGCGGGAGAACGGCGCTGGCGGGCGGCCCAGAAGGCGGGGCTCCACCGGGTACCCGTCCTGGTCAAGGAGGCCGCCGACGCGCAGATGCTGGAACTGGCGCTCGTGGAGAACCTCCAACGGGACGACCTCAATCCCGTGGAGGAGGCCCGGGCCTACCGGCTCCTCGTGGAGGATCTGGAGCTCACCCAGGAGGAGGTGGCGCGGCGCGTGGGGAAAGAGCGGGCCACCGTGGCGAACATGCTGCGGTTGCTCCACCTCTCCGAGCCCGCCCTCTCCGCCTTGGAAGAGGGA comes from the Acidobacteriota bacterium genome and includes:
- a CDS encoding ParB/RepB/Spo0J family partition protein yields the protein MHPKNVLGRGLDALIATPGPEARRVLEVEIHRLRPNPRQPRARFQEESLEDLARSISSNGILQPILVRPSDGSYEIIAGERRWRAAQKAGLHRVPVLVKEAADAQMLELALVENLQRDDLNPVEEARAYRLLVEDLELTQEEVARRVGKERATVANMLRLLHLSEPALSALEEGRISVGHAKAILSRRRREDQAALLDAILRRGLSVREAEAFRVREPRGPANPSLDPDTEKAARTLGRHLGLRVEIQRRGKGGRVVVSFRNEDELQALYDRLLGEKGRNP